Genomic window (Toxotes jaculatrix isolate fToxJac2 chromosome 10, fToxJac2.pri, whole genome shotgun sequence):
AACTCTGTATATGTAACTTGAGTTGAACAATTAAAGATGTGGGAAACATCTGGAGGAATTACTGCTTGATTTAACATGACTGGCTCAGATAGCTGCTCCaggcaacaaaacaaagagaaattaTGAAATTTCAAATTGTGACCAAACCTTGAAACCTTGCAGGCACAAAGTCTTACATCTTGCTTTCACATCTAACACaagtggaaaagaaacagaagctgtATTTAAATGAACGTGtaacgaaaaaacaaaaacaaaaaaacaaaaaaaacaacagtcttTTACTTTGAGTCCCAAATGAAATTCCAGTTATATCAAGAAATCTTGAAGGCTGGTCTGTCACAAGCCACTGACAAgccagcagctacaacagtacTTCTTCTTGTGCCTGTTATGCCACTGGCAAAAGACCGTGAGGCCTAGAAGTCAGCCCAAATTACTTTGGTCCTTTTTTCAAGGTGTTCATATACTCTTTCACGGTCCTTTCAATGTTGGGCACTTGATAGTTCTGTGCTGCATACATGCCAGTAATTGTTCCCAGAAGCACTCCGAGGATGGCAGAGGAGCGTAGCTTGGCCACCACATAACCAGCCAGAAAGCCCTTCAGGAATGGAGATCCCAACACTGAGCTTCCCtacaagaggaaaaaagtgaCAGCAGAGTCTTTAGCACATCCCAGTACAGGGTAAGGACATACTGATggttatataaaaaaaaaacaattagagTATCAATAGTGGACAAATTCTTATattacaacaataaaacaaaaaacacaataatcaTAAACATGATTAAACAACAGGCAAAGCTAACAGTtacaaagaaatataaaattata
Coding sequences:
- the LOC121188961 gene encoding SLC35A4 upstream open reading frame protein, with translation MADDKDPLKQLKDLTQLKNQLEEIQRRVENQVSEGIPQGSSVLGSPFLKGFLAGYVVAKLRSSAILGVLLGTITGMYAAQNYQVPNIERTVKEYMNTLKKGPK